Proteins co-encoded in one Scomber scombrus chromosome 14, fScoSco1.1, whole genome shotgun sequence genomic window:
- the slc37a2 gene encoding glucose-6-phosphate exchanger SLC37A2 isoform X1: protein MKASQAPGIRLITSFSRDSWYRSFILFLTFLFYTAYHLSRKPISIVKSELHRNCSTVIRPPDLNITNNATWCDWAPFDQDNYQTLFGVLDNSFLVAYAIGMFFSGIFGERLPLRYYLSFGMLMSGLFTCLFGLGFYWNIHSLWYYAVIQVMNGLMQTTGWPAVVACVGNWFGKGKRGFIMGVWNSHTSVGNIFGSLIAGAFVSSAWGMSFIVPGIIIACTGILCFFFLVEKPEDVNCTPPQHHGDQESTETEPLLQNSSHAVNGSITTEPQEIVEEQAEAISFCRALSIPGVVEFSLCLLFAKLVSYTFLYWLPLYISNVAHFDAKEAGDMSTLFDVGGIVGGIMAGVVSDYTGGRATTCGIMLLLAAPMLFLYNYIGQRSLGTTIGMLLVCGGLVNGPYALITTAVSADLGTHESLRGNSRALSTVTAIIDGTGSIGAALGPLLAGVISPTGWNNVFYMLISADILACLFLSRLVFKEAQGWCGHQPRARGFKEF from the exons ATGAAGGCATCCCAGGCTCCCGGCATACGTCTTATCACGTCTTTTTCTCGAGATAGTTG GTATCGAAGTTTTATTCTTTTCCTCACCTTCCTCTTCTACACTGCCTACCATCTGTCACGGAAACCTATCAGCATTGTAAAG AGTGAACTGCACAGAAACTGCTCCACAGTTATTCGGCCACCAGATCTTAACATAACCAATAATGCCACCTGGTGTGACTGGGCACCCTTTG ACCAGGACAACTATCAAACCCTATTCGGGGTCTTGGATAACTCCTTCCTGGTTGCCTATGCCATCGGCATGTTTTTCAG TGGGATATTTGGAGAGCGCCTACCTTTGCGGTACTACCTGAGTTTTGGGATGCTGATGAGTGGATTGTTCACATGTCTGTTTGGCCTCGGTTTCTACTGGAACATTCATTCTTTATGGTACTACGCTGTCATCCAG GTCATGAACGGACTGATGCAGACCACCGGATGGCCAGCAGTGGTGGCTTGTGTCGGCAACTGGTTCGGAAAGGGGAA GCGAGGGTTCATCATGGGTGTGTGGAACTCTCACACCTCAGTAGGAAACATCTTCGGTTCCCTCATCGCAGGTGCCTTCGTCTCCTCAGCATGGGGGATGTCTTTCATCGTGCCCGGCATCATCATCGCCTGCACTGGGATCCTGTGCTTCTTCTTCCTAGTCGAGA AACCTGAAGACGTCAACTGCACTCCTCCTCAGCACCAC ggTGATCAGGAGAGCACTGAGACAGAGCCTCTCTTGCAGAACTCGTCTCACGCCGTCAACGGTTCCATCACCACCGAGCCTCAGGAGATTGTCGAGGAGCAAGCTGAGGCCATAAGCTTCTGCAGGGCTCTCAGTATACCT GGAGTGGTGGAGTTCTCGCTCTGTCTGCTGTTCGCCAAGCTGGTCAGCTATACTTTCCTGTATTGGCTTCCTCTCTACATCTCAAATGTTG cacATTTTGATGCAAAAGAGGCCGGAGACATGTCAACACTATTTGATGTAGGAGGAATCGTGG GAGGCATCATGGCGGGTGTCGTGTCAGACTATACTGGTGGGAGAGCAACGACTTGCGGTATCATGTTACTTCTTGCTGCCCCTATG CTTTTCCTCTATAATTACATCGGGCAAAGGAGCCTTGGCACTACAATTG GTATGCTGCTGGTATGTGGAGGCCTGGTGAACGGACCATACGCCCTGATCACTACTGCTGTATCTGCTGACCTG GGAACACATGAGAGTCTGAGAGGAAACTCAAGGGCATTGTCAACAGTGACGGCAATTATTGATGGGACCGGCTCAATAG GCGCTGCGTTGGGTCCTCTGCTTGCCGGTGTGATCTCTCCCACTGGTTGGAACAACGTCTTCTACATGCTCATCTCTGCCGACATCTTGGCCTGCCTG TTTTTGTCCAGGCTCGTTTTCAAGGAGGCTCAGGGCTGGTGTGGACATCAACCTCGTGCTAGAGG GTTCAAAGAATTCTGA
- the slc37a2 gene encoding glucose-6-phosphate exchanger SLC37A2 isoform X2, producing MKASQAPGIRLITSFSRDSWYRSFILFLTFLFYTAYHLSRKPISIVKSELHRNCSTVIRPPDLNITNNATWCDWAPFDQDNYQTLFGVLDNSFLVAYAIGMFFSGIFGERLPLRYYLSFGMLMSGLFTCLFGLGFYWNIHSLWYYAVIQVMNGLMQTTGWPAVVACVGNWFGKGKRGFIMGVWNSHTSVGNIFGSLIAGAFVSSAWGMSFIVPGIIIACTGILCFFFLVEKPEDVNCTPPQHHNSSHAVNGSITTEPQEIVEEQAEAISFCRALSIPGVVEFSLCLLFAKLVSYTFLYWLPLYISNVAHFDAKEAGDMSTLFDVGGIVGGIMAGVVSDYTGGRATTCGIMLLLAAPMLFLYNYIGQRSLGTTIGMLLVCGGLVNGPYALITTAVSADLGTHESLRGNSRALSTVTAIIDGTGSIGAALGPLLAGVISPTGWNNVFYMLISADILACLFLSRLVFKEAQGWCGHQPRARGFKEF from the exons ATGAAGGCATCCCAGGCTCCCGGCATACGTCTTATCACGTCTTTTTCTCGAGATAGTTG GTATCGAAGTTTTATTCTTTTCCTCACCTTCCTCTTCTACACTGCCTACCATCTGTCACGGAAACCTATCAGCATTGTAAAG AGTGAACTGCACAGAAACTGCTCCACAGTTATTCGGCCACCAGATCTTAACATAACCAATAATGCCACCTGGTGTGACTGGGCACCCTTTG ACCAGGACAACTATCAAACCCTATTCGGGGTCTTGGATAACTCCTTCCTGGTTGCCTATGCCATCGGCATGTTTTTCAG TGGGATATTTGGAGAGCGCCTACCTTTGCGGTACTACCTGAGTTTTGGGATGCTGATGAGTGGATTGTTCACATGTCTGTTTGGCCTCGGTTTCTACTGGAACATTCATTCTTTATGGTACTACGCTGTCATCCAG GTCATGAACGGACTGATGCAGACCACCGGATGGCCAGCAGTGGTGGCTTGTGTCGGCAACTGGTTCGGAAAGGGGAA GCGAGGGTTCATCATGGGTGTGTGGAACTCTCACACCTCAGTAGGAAACATCTTCGGTTCCCTCATCGCAGGTGCCTTCGTCTCCTCAGCATGGGGGATGTCTTTCATCGTGCCCGGCATCATCATCGCCTGCACTGGGATCCTGTGCTTCTTCTTCCTAGTCGAGA AACCTGAAGACGTCAACTGCACTCCTCCTCAGCACCAC AACTCGTCTCACGCCGTCAACGGTTCCATCACCACCGAGCCTCAGGAGATTGTCGAGGAGCAAGCTGAGGCCATAAGCTTCTGCAGGGCTCTCAGTATACCT GGAGTGGTGGAGTTCTCGCTCTGTCTGCTGTTCGCCAAGCTGGTCAGCTATACTTTCCTGTATTGGCTTCCTCTCTACATCTCAAATGTTG cacATTTTGATGCAAAAGAGGCCGGAGACATGTCAACACTATTTGATGTAGGAGGAATCGTGG GAGGCATCATGGCGGGTGTCGTGTCAGACTATACTGGTGGGAGAGCAACGACTTGCGGTATCATGTTACTTCTTGCTGCCCCTATG CTTTTCCTCTATAATTACATCGGGCAAAGGAGCCTTGGCACTACAATTG GTATGCTGCTGGTATGTGGAGGCCTGGTGAACGGACCATACGCCCTGATCACTACTGCTGTATCTGCTGACCTG GGAACACATGAGAGTCTGAGAGGAAACTCAAGGGCATTGTCAACAGTGACGGCAATTATTGATGGGACCGGCTCAATAG GCGCTGCGTTGGGTCCTCTGCTTGCCGGTGTGATCTCTCCCACTGGTTGGAACAACGTCTTCTACATGCTCATCTCTGCCGACATCTTGGCCTGCCTG TTTTTGTCCAGGCTCGTTTTCAAGGAGGCTCAGGGCTGGTGTGGACATCAACCTCGTGCTAGAGG GTTCAAAGAATTCTGA